In the Thermodesulfovibrionales bacterium genome, one interval contains:
- a CDS encoding phosphatidylglycerophosphatase A: MFRNLFKSYLTLSLLKNIATLGFIGFIPLAPGTFGSLAAMLIFLFFKPQTQTAISFLLPLIVLGTISAHYAEKLLDEKDSRHIVIDELIGYAVSVLFLPTIPVYYLAAFLLFRFFDILKPPPVKQIEGLLSGGLGIVADDVMAGIYTNILLQIWKLLTQN, translated from the coding sequence ATGTTTCGAAACCTTTTCAAAAGTTATCTAACCCTTTCTCTCCTGAAAAACATCGCCACCCTCGGCTTCATCGGCTTTATCCCCTTAGCACCGGGAACTTTCGGTTCCTTGGCGGCCATGCTCATCTTCCTCTTTTTTAAGCCACAGACCCAGACTGCGATCTCCTTCCTCCTTCCCCTTATCGTCTTGGGAACGATATCTGCACACTACGCTGAGAAGCTTCTTGATGAAAAGGACAGCAGACATATTGTGATAGATGAGCTCATCGGCTATGCCGTATCCGTGCTCTTTCTGCCGACCATCCCCGTTTACTACCTTGCAGCCTTTCTTTTATTCAGGTTTTTCGATATACTAAAACCACCTCCCGTAAAGCAGATTGAAGGGCTTCTGTCGGGGGGCCTTGGGATCGTCGCGGATGATGTGATGGCAGGGATCTACACAAACATCCTCCTACAGATATGGAAGTTACTGACACAGAATTAA